A region of Pseudomonas saponiphila DNA encodes the following proteins:
- a CDS encoding copper chaperone PCu(A)C — protein sequence MSTPSLVKQSLLLAALLLPACFATAHDYKAGELQIAHPWSQELPPNAPTVAAYFVLHNPGKSADTLLSVDSPIAGRAELHEHVKQGDMMKMQPVPKVAVPAGGEVAFAPMGYHVMLMELKDRSLLSDGKRFPLTLHFEKSGNVTVEVAVQKQAPDAMQGHMHDQ from the coding sequence ATGTCTACACCATCCCTGGTCAAGCAATCCCTGCTCCTGGCCGCTCTGCTGCTGCCCGCCTGCTTCGCCACCGCCCACGACTACAAGGCCGGCGAGCTGCAAATCGCCCATCCCTGGTCACAGGAGCTGCCACCGAACGCACCGACCGTGGCCGCCTACTTCGTGCTGCACAACCCGGGCAAGAGCGCCGACACCCTGCTCAGTGTCGACTCGCCGATCGCCGGTCGGGCCGAGCTGCATGAGCACGTCAAGCAGGGCGACATGATGAAGATGCAGCCAGTGCCCAAGGTCGCGGTGCCCGCCGGTGGCGAGGTGGCCTTCGCGCCCATGGGCTACCACGTGATGCTGATGGAGCTCAAGGATCGCAGCCTGCTCAGCGACGGCAAGCGCTTCCCGCTGACCCTGCACTTCGAGAAGTCCGGCAATGTCACCGTCGAGGTTGCCGTGCAGAAGCAGGCTCCCGACGCCATGCAAGGGCATATGCACGACCAGTAA
- a CDS encoding DUF2946 domain-containing protein: MNAPHAPGRGRSAPRRNSQRVRRGSWISLFAMLMIFIGPLISQSMPMDHTTPMNMSSAMDMGNGAPGCHGESPHHAQQGKSQGEQHVLWEKCGYCSLLFNCPALPSGLSFAALATTPTTDFLIPATRLGHARQTVFPGALTRAPPILA, from the coding sequence GTGAACGCCCCGCACGCGCCTGGCCGCGGGCGGTCCGCGCCGCGTCGCAACTCCCAGCGAGTTCGACGCGGCAGCTGGATCAGCCTGTTCGCCATGTTGATGATCTTTATCGGCCCGCTGATTTCCCAGTCGATGCCGATGGATCACACCACGCCGATGAACATGTCCTCCGCCATGGACATGGGCAACGGCGCGCCCGGCTGTCACGGTGAAAGCCCGCATCACGCGCAACAAGGTAAGTCCCAGGGCGAACAGCATGTGCTCTGGGAGAAGTGCGGCTATTGCAGCCTGCTGTTCAACTGCCCGGCGCTGCCTTCAGGCCTGTCGTTCGCCGCACTGGCGACCACGCCCACAACTGATTTCCTGATCCCCGCCACGCGCCTGGGCCACGCCCGGCAGACCGTGTTCCCCGGCGCCCTGACCCGCGCCCCACCGATCCTCGCCTGA
- a CDS encoding cobalt-precorrin-6A reductase, giving the protein MSRILLLGGVTEALAIARTLGLEHIYSLAGVGRVPTDLKCQVRVGGYGGAEGLARFIREQRIGLLLDATHPYAAQISANAVAAAKHAAVPCWALRRPAWQPQPGDDWREIAGWEQLMEALEPFKRPLFTLGREPLQHLDEIPPGQFWTLRALESCPGNERCEVIGARGPFLIEDERQLFARRHIDVLISKNSGSSATEPKLEVARERGIPVLVLKRPELPEADRHFASVAELLLALSSPEKT; this is encoded by the coding sequence ATGAGCCGCATCCTGCTGCTGGGCGGGGTCACCGAGGCCCTGGCCATCGCCCGTACCCTGGGCCTGGAACATATCTACAGCCTGGCCGGGGTCGGCCGGGTGCCCACGGACCTGAAGTGCCAGGTCCGGGTGGGCGGCTACGGCGGCGCCGAGGGCCTGGCGCGCTTTATCCGTGAACAACGCATTGGCCTCCTGCTGGATGCCACCCACCCCTACGCTGCGCAGATCAGCGCCAATGCCGTGGCCGCGGCAAAGCACGCAGCCGTGCCTTGCTGGGCCTTGCGCCGCCCGGCCTGGCAGCCGCAACCGGGCGATGACTGGCGGGAGATCGCCGGTTGGGAGCAACTGATGGAAGCCCTGGAACCGTTCAAGCGCCCGCTGTTCACCCTGGGCCGCGAGCCGTTGCAGCATCTGGATGAAATTCCTCCGGGGCAGTTCTGGACCCTGCGCGCCCTGGAATCCTGCCCCGGCAATGAGCGTTGCGAAGTGATTGGCGCCCGAGGGCCCTTCCTGATCGAAGACGAGCGCCAACTGTTCGCACGTCGGCACATCGACGTGCTGATCAGCAAGAACAGCGGCAGCAGCGCCACCGAGCCCAAGCTGGAGGTGGCACGTGAGCGGGGCATACCGGTGCTGGTGCTCAAGCGCCCCGAACTGCCCGAAGCCGACCGCCACTTTGCCAGCGTGGCCGAGTTGCTGCTGGCCCTGAGCTCGCCGGAAAAAACCTGA
- a CDS encoding type II toxin-antitoxin system RelE/ParE family toxin has protein sequence MYVFEQTLEFSRWLLHLKDPQGKTRVLARIRAAQLGRFGDCEPLGGGVYEMRIHRGPGYRVYFSRRGTVIYLLLIGGDKSTQRRDIQRARQLAHDLKSEG, from the coding sequence ATGTACGTCTTCGAGCAGACCCTGGAGTTCAGCCGCTGGCTCCTGCACCTGAAGGACCCGCAGGGCAAAACCCGTGTACTGGCCAGGATCCGCGCCGCCCAGCTGGGCCGTTTCGGCGACTGCGAACCGCTGGGTGGAGGCGTCTACGAGATGCGCATCCACCGTGGCCCCGGCTACCGGGTGTACTTCTCGCGCCGGGGCACAGTGATCTACCTGTTGTTGATCGGCGGTGACAAGAGCACCCAGAGACGCGATATCCAACGCGCCAGGCAACTGGCCCACGACCTCAAGAGCGAGGGTTGA
- a CDS encoding DUF2946 domain-containing protein has product MSRQRLAFAWIACFAVLFNMLAMPLSGAMQRSDPGLNEQLLWGSFCSSTGTKLVAISLGKLDQKAPQNDDHSTMQHCWCCSGSPPLVALPGHVPQLYFTRFAARPGAPQPQIEMLSLRQQWPSLNPGAPPLA; this is encoded by the coding sequence ATGTCCCGACAACGGCTCGCATTTGCCTGGATCGCCTGCTTCGCAGTGCTGTTCAACATGCTTGCCATGCCGCTTTCCGGGGCCATGCAGCGCAGCGATCCGGGGCTGAACGAACAACTGCTATGGGGCAGTTTCTGCTCGTCCACCGGCACCAAGCTGGTGGCCATCTCCCTGGGCAAGCTCGACCAGAAGGCCCCGCAGAACGACGATCATTCGACCATGCAGCACTGTTGGTGCTGCTCCGGCTCGCCACCACTGGTGGCCCTGCCCGGGCACGTTCCCCAGCTGTACTTCACCCGCTTCGCCGCCCGGCCGGGCGCGCCGCAACCGCAGATTGAAATGCTCTCCCTGCGCCAGCAATGGCCCAGCCTGAACCCCGGTGCACCGCCTCTGGCATGA
- a CDS encoding addiction module antidote protein: MHTPVTRFDAAEYLKSPEDMVAYLDACFEEDTGDGKLIRAALNDIARARGMTQIARDTGLGRESLYKALGSQGNPEFATIIKVMKALGLKLHVSPA; the protein is encoded by the coding sequence ATGCACACCCCAGTCACCCGCTTCGACGCGGCGGAGTACCTCAAGTCCCCTGAAGACATGGTCGCCTACCTCGACGCCTGCTTCGAGGAAGACACCGGCGACGGCAAGCTGATCCGCGCTGCCCTCAACGATATCGCTCGCGCCCGCGGCATGACCCAGATCGCCCGCGATACCGGCCTGGGCCGCGAGAGCCTGTACAAGGCCCTGGGCAGCCAGGGCAATCCCGAGTTCGCGACCATCATCAAGGTCATGAAAGCGCTCGGGCTCAAGCTCCACGTCAGCCCAGCCTGA
- a CDS encoding cobalt-precorrin-5B (C(1))-methyltransferase: MREETAEQPAPLRSGLTTGSCATATSLAAARLLLGGINADAVQIVLPKGKQVQMRLEFCRRTAEGAEAGTLKDAGDDPDVTHGALLYTQVRLTREPGIRFIAGQGVGTVTRPGLVLAVGEPAINPVPRRMISEHLQRLAEEHAYTGGFEVTVNVEGGAELALKTMNPRLGILGGLSILGTSGIVRPFSCAAYIASIHQGIDVARTNGYLHIAACTGNASEDTMRRVYNLPEIALIEMGDFVGAVLKHLRKVPVDKLSLCGGFGKISKLAAGHMDLHSRHSSIDLPQLAQWAAAVGAGADLQQAIREANTSQQALAMASAAGIALGDAVCQHALDFARSVVPAQVQVEVFAIDRQGGIVGHAGVLS; this comes from the coding sequence ATGCGTGAGGAGACGGCCGAACAGCCCGCGCCCCTGCGCAGTGGCCTGACCACTGGCAGCTGCGCCACCGCCACCAGCCTGGCCGCCGCGCGCCTGTTGCTGGGGGGCATCAACGCCGACGCAGTGCAGATCGTCCTGCCCAAGGGCAAGCAGGTGCAGATGCGCCTGGAGTTCTGCCGACGCACCGCCGAGGGCGCCGAGGCCGGGACCCTCAAGGATGCCGGCGACGACCCGGACGTGACCCACGGCGCCCTGCTCTACACCCAGGTGCGCCTGACCCGCGAGCCGGGAATCCGCTTCATCGCCGGCCAGGGCGTGGGCACCGTGACCCGACCCGGCCTGGTGCTGGCAGTGGGCGAGCCGGCGATCAATCCCGTGCCACGCCGGATGATCAGCGAGCACCTACAACGGCTTGCCGAGGAGCACGCCTACACCGGCGGTTTCGAAGTCACGGTGAATGTCGAGGGCGGCGCCGAGCTGGCCCTGAAAACCATGAACCCGCGCCTGGGGATTCTCGGCGGACTGTCGATCCTGGGCACCAGCGGCATTGTCCGGCCCTTCTCCTGTGCGGCCTATATCGCCTCGATCCACCAGGGCATCGACGTGGCCAGGACCAACGGCTACCTGCACATTGCCGCCTGCACCGGCAACGCCAGCGAAGACACCATGCGCCGGGTCTACAACCTGCCGGAAATCGCCCTGATCGAAATGGGCGACTTCGTCGGCGCGGTGCTCAAGCACCTGCGCAAAGTGCCTGTGGATAAACTCAGCCTGTGCGGTGGCTTCGGCAAGATCAGCAAGCTGGCCGCCGGACACATGGACCTGCACAGCCGCCATTCCAGCATCGACCTGCCGCAACTGGCGCAATGGGCCGCCGCGGTGGGCGCCGGAGCGGACCTGCAACAGGCCATCCGCGAAGCCAATACCAGCCAGCAGGCACTGGCCATGGCCAGCGCCGCCGGAATCGCCCTGGGCGACGCGGTGTGCCAGCACGCCCTGGACTTCGCCCGCAGCGTGGTGCCGGCCCAAGTCCAGGTGGAAGTCTTCGCCATCGACCGCCAGGGCGGCATCGTTGGCCATGCCGGAGTCTTGTCATGA